gaagacacactcaacagactgagcggtcagtttggtgcgttcgcgaggggcaagaagaacatagcaaacacaaccaaacaagcgaAGCATCGAATAATCGGGAGAGCGATCAAACAGACGCTCAAAAGGAACACCACCCTGCAAAGCAGCAGATGgctgaaggttgatgagatagacagaagtggagatagcctcggtccaaaaatgaggcggaagagaggcggcgatcatcatagcacgagccgtctcaagaaggtgacgatgcttgcgctcagacacaccattctgagcatgagcaccaggacaagagaactgggcaagagtaccctgctcagcaaggacaccacgcaacatcttagagatatactcaccagcggagtcagcacgaaaaacacgaatgggtgaagagaactgagtatgaaccatggcagcaaaacgcttataaatagacaacacctcactacgtgaagtcatgaaataaagccatgtgtaacgagaaaaatcatcgatgaaaataatatagtatttatgaccacctttcgaagtgaaaggagccggaccccatacatcagaatggACTAAATCGAAAGGACGCTGAGACACTGACTCACTATGAGAATATGGTAGCTGAATCTGCTTGCCAAGACGACAACCCTGACACTCTAAAGAGACATCTCCTGAGACAGACCCCAGAAGGCCTCGACGAACTAAAGACGATAATCGAGAACCACACAGATGACCaagtcgatgatgccactgcttgaAGGAACCAGTAACAGAAGCGACAGCAGCGGAGGAACTGGcgatggtggtggcagcggaaggaacatgaagccagtccaactcccaaagaccctgagaatcacggcggcgagggccagccccaaccagagtgtgcgtgcgacgatcctggacagaacaagagtcaacatcaaggatgacacgacaaccagaatcagtaagttgaccggcagaaaacagattcatggtaagtcgaggaacatgagcaacatcaggaacagaataagAAGGAGTAGAAAGATGGCCTCTACTGGCAACAGAAAGTGGAGTACCATCAGCAGTAAAGACATGAACAGGAGAATCCAGCGAACGAAGAGAAGACAAAgcggaagaatgagaagacatatgaaaagaagctccagaatccagaacccatggggatgtacctgactgtgtagagGGCGGGTGCTCAGTGCGGGAAGCATCAGTCACAGAACCAGCAGTACCCGTCGAGGAAGAACCTGAAGCCGCGAGCAGACGCTTAAGTCTCAAAATATCCTGCTCGGTCAAAGCAATGGCTGAAACTGGCGAGGGAGATGACGCAGTCCCTGATGATCGCGCCTTGCGCAGGTGTTTCCGCTTGGTGTAGCACTGGGACTCAATATGACCATCATTCTTGCAGTAGTCACAATGTGAACGGGGGCGACCTGAGCCTCCAGAAGGAGTGGGCAAGAGCGGCGGAGCACTCGAGCGAGAATGGGGCGGTGCAGCAGGTGGAGTGGAAGAAACCCGAGTAGCGAGCACAGAGGGAACCTCCAGCAAACCAGCACCACGTAGGCGAGTCTCCTCAGCACGAATCTCTGAAAGTGCCTCCATGAGAGAAATACGGCCACGAGCAAGCAACTGAGCACGCCGGGGCTCAAACTCCTTACGGAGCCGAGACAGGAACTCGTAGACGCGATGAAACTCCAAATCGGCCTGGACAGCCTGGCAGCAGGGACAAGTACGACAACCAGCACTGCGGAGAGAATCAAGCTGGCGCCAGATAGCAGAACTCTGTGCATAAAAGTCATCAACAGTAGagtcaccctgctgaagagcatgctcctgacgaaccacagaaagatataaggcatcaccagagggctcatagcgctgacgaagacaggtccacatctggaagacagtaggaagacccagaaactcagaagcaaactgaggcagaacactagcagtgagaacagctgcagcacgagcatcatcatCAAGCCACTGGGTGTAAACAGACAAAGCACCATGATACGTCTGAAGAGCCTCCTCATAAGCCAAAGCCCTCTCATCATAGGCACGATCAGCAGCCTCATCAGCAATCTTAGCCGCATCCTTGGCGGCCTGAGTAGCGTCCGGAGGAAGAACCAGTGGAGTCGGTGGAGTAGGGGCCACCGGAGGGACCGGACGTGGCGGACAGCAGACCTCGCCAGAAAGAACACCCCAGAGACGAATGCCACGCATGTGAATACGCATGAAGCCAGCGAACTCGGTGTAGTTGGTACCATCGAAGATCACCGGACAGCGAGGGACAGCAACGTAGCCTGATGCAGCAGACATTTTTTTTTTGGGCAAAGATCCGAAAATATCAGAGGCCGGACGAGGACGGCGGCTGGGAGCGAAATCCGGCGCAGCAGACCTCAGACAACACAGGCAACAGCAGTAGACGAACCCGGCCGGGAGCTGGCGAGCAAGCCTGGGCGGGAGCTAGCGGGCGGGCGGGAGCTGCGGACGGGAGCCCGTGCGGGAGCTGGCGGGCGGGCGACGGGAGCAGCGGACCCGTGCGGGAGCTGGCGGGCGGGCGACGGGAGCAGCGGACGGGAGCTGGCGACTTCGATCAGAAGGGAGGACGGGGCAGCCCAGCGTGGAGGAGAGAGAGCGGCCCAGCCCAGCGGGGCGATCCAACCAGCGCTGATCGGGAGGAGAGATCGAGAGGAGAGGCAGCGGCGACGGAAACTGCGAGCGGGAGGGAGCCGGCGGCTTCGATCGAGACAGATCAGCACGAGTTGCAGCGTGCAAAAAATTGACctagctctaataccatgttaggaataagcaacttgtattcccatgaggccataggccgatatatatatacgtacaggtgtggtacatatgtaggaaaccccttatacaacggaataaatacaaaggggtatacatgacttatattataaGTCTAACACGAGCAAGCACAAGACATCTCCTTCGTTCACCTTAGCTGCAGCATAAAGGGGGAAGTACCGATGATTTCCATTCCCGGTAGCCCTCCTCCCGGAGATCAATTCGAGGAGCACAACACCAAAGCTGTAGACATCTGCCTTGTGAGTGATAGGCTGACCATACACCCACTCCGGTGCGAGATAGCCGATGGTTCCACGGAGGGTGGTCAGTGCCGTGCTCATGTCCCGTCCGAGAAGCTTCGCCATGCCAAAATCTGCGATTTTGTGGCAGAATTCAGCATCCAGTAGTATGTTCTCGGGCTTGATGTCGCAGTGTATGATGCAGTCCCTGCATTCCTCGTGCAGATAGGAAAGACCTTTACCCACACCAATGGCAATGCGACGGCGAAGATTCCAGCTCAATATGCTTGTTCCCTCTGAAAAGAGATGAGAATTCAAGGAACCATTTGCCATATACTCATAGACCAGCAGCCTTCTGGTCCCTTCGCTGCAGAATCCGAACAGGCGCACAAGATTGGTGTGTTGAATCAGCCCAAGAGTCTGTACTTCTGCTCGGAATTGCTTATCTCTGTGCCCGAAGCTTTTAAGCTCCTTCACGGCTACATCAGTTGGACCTGCAACTGTTCCCTTGAATACACTTCCAAAGCCTCCTTCGCCGAGTTTGTCAGAGAAATTTCTTGTGGCTCTCTTGAGCTGCGTATAGGTGTAAACAGCAAGAAAACCATCCACTTTAGTCTGTCTTGAAGATATCTTGTACAGCCAGAAAATCACCAGCATGATAAGAAGACCAACAACTATTGGACCAATAACCAACATGACATGCTGTATGTGTCCTTGCCGCCTTTTACCATGAGAACCTATACGCATGGAAATCTTGGTGTGGTGAATGGTACCATTTCCAAAAGTCAAATTAAGCAACACATTATACCATATCTTGCATCCAGAGAGATCATAGGAATATGCGACGCAATAGCATTGGCTCAGACAGGTTGCTTCACAGTCTTCACTAGTTTCTTCGCTTGTATCTTGAGGGTTGGCAGGAAGGCCTTGCAGGTTGTCTAACAAAACAAACGAGTCGGTGGAGATGCCGTCTTCGCAATCTGAGGGTATTACTCTAGAGCAGCCGCTAACAAATTGCCCAAGCCTCCATTCATCTGGATCACTTGGTCTGAAACCATCAATGCACGCACATGTTCCTGCGCTTGTGCAAGCACTGAATGCGCCGCAATAGAAAGCACTGATTTTGCAGCTGGAGGGATAGCTCCACAGAGGTTGCCAACCAGTAATCGTCGCATTATTTACCCACCTCAGCAGACTGACTTGCCCCATATGCAGTCTCATGAATTGGAGATCATTTGGGTTCTCTGGATAATTTAGCCAGACCAAACCGCCTTCTTCTCCCCTATGTTACCATCCCGTCTGGAAAGGTACCAAGATGGTCATGCCCATCAATGGACATGACAAATCCCATCTTCCTACTCTGGTCAATCACGAGGGTGCAATGGTAAGGAGGCTTGGATAAAGTAAGTGAGATGTGTGCTCCGGTGGCCATGTCCAATCCTAGCCATGCTCCAGGTAGCAGAGCATCAGCTGGATGATCAAAGCTCTGCCATATGACCTTAGAATGGTTGGTCTGATCTCTCACAACAAAATTCCCAGTGTTAAGGAGAACCGCCACAGAACCGGCTGATCCATTTGTTGCTGAACCCGAGGTCCAGAGAACAGAACCAAGCTCCTCGATATATAATTCACCTGCGGCAAGGTACAAGGTTGTGTTGAGGAAGCTGGTGATAGGGATTCTGTTCCCCAGCCAGAACATAGCTCGGTGGCTGCCTATCAGGTTCTTGTACTGTATGCCCAAGTAGTGCTTCATGGCACCTGGGGACGGGGAGAAGAACCCCAACTCAAATACACCATTCTCGGAGACCAAAATTTCGCTGCCCGAGATAGATTGGCCAGGAAGAAGGGTATCCGTTGGAACTGCAGCTTGACTTGCATCAAATACCAGGAACATGTAGGGGATCAGTGCAGCAAATAAGAGAGAGATAGAAGACTTGCAGTTCATTTTCTTCACGTGTAAGCACAATCTATCTGTGAAGCCAGAAGAAGACAAAAAGCAAAGAAATGATCAATATATACATGGTTATGATGGAAAACTGAAACAAGGGCAGATATTATAATACACACCTCAAGCAAAGAAGCTTCGCGTTGCTCTCATCTCCATGCTATACTCGCTGTTTCTGCAGTTCTCCAGTAGTGGTGGTTGGTTTTGTTTACAAATAGGAGAGCAACCTGTTAGTTGATCAGGACAGTTATCTGTCTAAGTGGACAAGTCCAAGCAGGGTCAAGCAACCTATTTTGACTAATCGATAATGACAAATGGTAACCATGTGCTTTCACTAATGGCTTTTGCCAAACATTCCACTTAACAAGGCTTTCAGATGTGTGCCTTGTTCCACCTCCAGCCTGCTCCATACACGGTCCACTCAACAAGTgctcttttttctttttccgttcttttgttttctttacaTAAGTTATGTAGTTGATGGGCAGAAAATCAGAGCCTCAGAGAGAAGTAGACATCGTCTCCTCAGGGCGTAAACTTGGTACTGTTCACTCGATCGCCATCGTTGTCCTGGTCGAATACAATCTTCTTTCGTGCAAGGACAAGAACAGTGACAAGGTTAGAATTAAATCACTAATATTGCACGAAAAAGCAAGCATCCCTACAAATGTGATAATCTAGTAGATAAAGTGGCAACATTATATGACGTGTACAAGGCGTACTCCAGTTATAGACCAGCATTACTAACACTGACAAACTGAAAACGTTTCTTACTGTAAATAACTCATTAAGAAGAGTTACAGCTGCACTTAAGTTTCAGAAACAGAACCAAATTGTAATTGCAAACAAATTGGATTATTCTAAAATTGATTTCATAATGCATTTTTTCAGACTGCACAGCCTAACATAGAGTAGGAATCCAAAAGGGTTTACATTAGGGTTTTTTCACCACATTTTATGACTGCACAACCTATCGTAGAAGTGTATTAATTCCACTGTCCCGGGTGCATGAGGTTCTAGGAGTTTGCATCAACCAATGGAAATGAACAGAAGATCATGGCCTTCATTTGTTCCATTCATCAGTCATCACGTTCCCACTTAAGATGAGAGCTTAGTAATATGTTCAACGCCACACCAATTATTTAATGCATGAGCTGGCCAACAGCATGTCCACTCATGGTAAAATTCAATTATTATTTTTCTGCCATAAATTCATCATCCATACCATATATACTATAGTAGATGATTAACTTATATACAGGAGAGCAACATGTTGGTTGATAAGGACATTTAGCTGTCTAAGTGGACAAGTCCAAGCATGGTCAAGCAACATATTTTGACAAACGGTAACAAAGTGTTTTCGCTAATGGTTTTTGCCAAATATTCCACTCAACAAGGCTTTCAGATTTGTGCCTTGCTCCAGACCTCCAGTCTGCTCCATACATGGTCTGCTCCTGTGGGTCTattattcctttttctttttccgtTCTTTTGTTTCTTTTCATGAGTTATATGTATATAGTTGATGGGCATGAAGTCGGAGCCTCAGAGAGAAGTACAAATTGTCTCCTCAGGGCATAAACATAGTATTATTCACCAGATCGCATCACTGTCCTGGTCAAAATACAATCTTCTTTCATGCAAGGACAAGACCAGTGACAAAGTTAGAGTTAATTTAGAGATAACTAATATTGCATGAAAAAGCAAGCATCCCTGCAAGCATCCATACCATATCTGTAGTAGGTGATTACCTTTCATTCACGGGTAATAACAAGCCTTCCGACTTACTGAAAAGACGCGTGTTGCAAAACGCAGGCGTGTGGTGCCTCCTTTTACCAACTTCTTCACGGCGACACCCCTGTATAGATTCACCGCCTGCTGAAAGGTGTAACTGTACGACATCTTCATAAGTCGATAGGAGATGAATGCACGGAAGAATCTGCAAGGAAGTGTATCTTCTTTTTCCAACTTCTGTGAATCCCTACAACAATCCGCAGAGGGATATGTACGGTGTACAAAACGAGTTATTCAGTAGAGAGTCATACTTTAGAACTGGAAACAAATCATAACACAGATACTGACCACAACTCAGCAACAAGTGACTAATTCCTAGCAACCTACTTCAGAAATCAGAATATATAACACTGTCATCACCCTCCATAAGATTCTGAAAGGAAGCTGGAATAGGGGGCATCTCAGTGTCTAGGACACCTTCCAACATGCGAACAACTTGTCCCATTGACGGCCTGTCATTCTCCTCGTCCTGAATGCACCAACAGGCGACCCTGCAGGTGACATCCAGCTCCTTCACATTAGCATCTCCTTCCAGCCTAGCATCCAGCAGGCACAGAACCTCCCCTTCGCTCACCTGAGCAGCGGCATAGACCGGAAAATATCGATGGCTCCCAAATTTCACCACCTCAGTGCTCCTTCTCCCCGAGATGATCTCGAAGAGCACAATGCCGAAGCTGTACACATCTGCCTTCTTAGTGATCGGCAGCCCCGATATCCACTCCGGCGCAAGATATCCCATGGTTCCTCGGATGGTGGTCAGCGCGGAGTTGAATTCTCGTCCAAGCAGCTTTGCCATACCGAAATCGGCAATCTTGGGGCAGAATTCTGCATCAAGCAGTATGTTCTCAGGTTTGATGTCACAGTGTATGATACAGTCCTCACATTCTTCATGTAGATAGGCTAGACCCTTGGCGATGCCTAGTGCAATTTGGCACCGAACATTCCAACTCAACAGACCAGACTTCTCTGAAAAGAGATGAGCATCCAAAGAGCCATTTGGCATGCACTCATACACCAGCAATCTTCTTTTCCCTTTGACGCAAAATCCCAAGAGACGAACAAGATTGCTGTGCTGGATCATCCCAAGTGTCTGAACTTCTGTCCTGAATTGCTTCTCTGCTTGCCCGAGGACCTTGAGATCCTTCACAGCGATGGCAGTTGATCCTGGCATTGTTCCCCTGAAAACACTTCCGAATCCTCCCTCGCCGATTTTATCAGAGAAATTCATCGTGGCTTTCTTGATCTGTGCATAAGAGTAGACTGCAAGAGGGCCTTCTACTTCAAACTTCCCGGCGCCAAATGAATCCCTCCTGAATTTCCATAGCAACACCGATATCAGTACCAAAGAAGCAAGGCCTATGAATCCAGTTACCAATAACACTATTCCTCTTGTTTGCAAGCCTTTCTTGTTCCTGAGCTTGGAGCCCAAACGGAGGTAGATCTTGGTGTACGGAGGCCTAGCAGCCAAACTCAGATTGTACAGGTTGTGGTACCATAGCTTGCATCCATGGCCATACGAATAGGCGACGCAGTAGCATTTGCTCCGGCAAGCCGCCCTGCAGTCTTCGTCGGTTCCGGCCACCTCGTCCTGGGCGTTGTAAGGAAGCCCTTGCAGCTTGTCCAGCGGGGCGAAGGAGTCGTCGTGCTCCGTCTGGCCGTCGGACTCGCAGCTCAGCGGGAGAGACCTCGAGCAGCCGGTGACGAAGTACCCAAGCCCCCACTCAATCGGGTACGACGGCGCGAACCCGTCCACGCAGCCGCACTTCCCGCTGCCCGTGCAGGCGCCGAAGTCGCCGCAGAAGAACCTGCCGGATTTGCAATCGGAAGGGAAGGACCAGCGAGCGACCCAGCCGCCGGTGCCGTTTGCGGCGGGATCCGGCTCCGACCACCTCATCAGGCTGATCTGCCCCAGATTGAACTGCAAGAACTCGGTCCCATTCGCGGTTTCCGGGCGATTCAGCAGCAGCGAGCTGCCGTTGTCTTGAGAGGACACCATCCAGTCCGGGAAGGTGCCGCCGTTGGCGTGCCCGTCGGTGGTGAGCACGAACCCGTTCCTCCTGGTCGCGTCGACGCTGAGGCTGCCGTTGTGCGAGAAGCTCTTGAACGTCAGCGAGACGTTCTTCCCGGTGTCCCTGTCGAGCCCGAGCCTCGCGCCGGGGAGCATCGCGTCGCCGGGGTAGTCGAAGCTCTGCCACAGGACCAGGGAGGAGTTCCCCTGGTCCCTCAACACCAGGTTGCCGTTGTCGTGGAGGACCGCCACGGCGGCGGACGACGCATTGCCGCCCGGTGACAGCGACCACCAGAGGCTGGCCCCATTCTCCTTGATGTAGAGGCTGTCGCCGAAGATCTCCAGCGACGCGGCGGGCAGGTCGGTGATGACGACCCTGTCCCCGAGCCAGAAGGTGGGGCTGTTCCCCGCCATGTTCCTGAACCGGACCCCCAGGAAGTAGTGGATGCCGGGGCCCGGCGGAAAGAAGCCCAGCTCGAAGCCGCCGCTCTTGGAGACCAGGGTCTCGTTCCCGGAGATGCCCTTGCCGGGGAGGATGGTGTCCGTGGTGGCAGACGCGGCCCGCAGGGAACAGTGGAGGAGCAGGAATAACAGCGCCGCCGGTTTGGGTGGGGAGATGCCAAGGCCGAGCGaacgcgccgcgccgccgccattGGTGGGCATAACTTTCAGAGGAGCGAAGGCGGCACCTTGCCCCACAATCAGTGGCGGCGGCGAACGCGCCGGCAACGCCAATGTACTACAGTTCCAAGAAAAATGTGGGAGGCTTCAGAGTGCAAGCACTTGTTTCTATTTTTTTGGAACGAAGGCTagagcccggctttgaattaacaaagccatcaaccggtcAGGAGTTACAACAAACAACCAAATTGCAGCGGTCAGAACAATACAATGGGGAACACTGGACTGAAACGCTGACTACAACCTCCACAAGCAGCTAATGAAAAGGAAATTAAGATTACAGATTGCAGAGGCCGAGCACTCCACACTAGGATCATAAGAAGTAAAGCAGAGCAGCAGAGCAGGGCATAGCCGACCTTCGAAGATGGCCATGCTCCAGGAACACCTAGAGAAGAAGGGGAACAACATCTTCCATCTCTATCACCGAAGAGGGACCCTACCCCCTCGCCATGGCTCGTAGGCGCCGCACAGTCGGGATTTAGAGAAGCTCACCCTAGAGCTAGAAGAATGCCGCCCTCACAACGAAAGGTGGACATAGTGCGGCCACTTCGATTTGGGATACCCCTAGCCGGCCGCTCCGCCGCGGTCCATGTCCAACTAGGTGGAGAAAAGCTTCGTGGAATCGGACGCTAAAAGGAGGCAGCTCAATCCCTCACCCACAGCGCCTCCCGACCGCATCCCGCCTCCCTAACGACGCCTCCAGCAAGGTCACGACGCGcaaggcgccgccgccgccaaatCCGAGAGGATATAAGGTTTTCACCCGGGCAAGGTGGGTCGGGGGTGGAAAACAGGGGACCTCGGCTGCGCCCCCATGGAGGAAAGCAGCGCCCTTGGGCGTTGCCGCCGCCGGACCGGCCGGACCGGCCAAGGTTTCCCCCGGTCCCCTAGCTGGCCACCAACGCGCACCAACGCCGGGGCCAGAGAGGAATCACTAGCCACCGCCGACGGCGAGAGAGAGGTGGCAGGGAGAGGGATTTCAAACCTCCAGATCTGACGAAGAAACTTCGCGCCGCGGCCGGATTCCACCAACCACCCGCCGCCCGCGCGGCCAGGCACGCTGGCCAGCTCCCCTGCGAACGCCGCCCACCGCCCGACGGCGCCGCCTCTCCGGTTGGGGCCGCCGCCCCAGGAACCGCAGGCCTCCGAGAGGGGATGGAGCGCCGAgatccccgccgccaccttcaccGACGCCCGCACGGGCTTCCCGGCGGCCGTCTCCGGTAGCGGCGAGGGGATGAAGGGAGAGGAGGGGGGTGGCGGCGGCCGCGGAACCCTAGTCGCCCCCGAGTCGCCCAGGGGGGCGACGCGAGGGCCGGGAGGAATCTTTCCCTTTGAAAACCTTCTTTCTCCTGCACGCCATGGTAGCACTTGTTTCTTTGAGAGACGTGTTCGGAGTTGAAAGTTGAAACTAGTCGCACTTGTTTTTCCTTTCGCAATTTAGGTTGACTGCTTTGTTTGCGTCgtcagttttttcttttttgttttataACTGAGAGCTTTATTTATTATACTATAGGAAATAGGAAATATGTCCGTGCATTATAACATGAGAAAAAAGAATCTCATATTCACTATGTTTCAGTCTCTAAAACTGCTCAACCGCGCCATGACGCGTCTCATGGGTATCATCAATTGTCTAACCGTGGACATGTTGGAGTCGGCGGCGTCTCAGCGGTTTACATATTTATGGATTTCATGTGTGTATACTTCTAATTCTATAATTTGATCTATGTCAAATGGTATATTTATTTCTCGCTCTGTCTTTTTTACATCTGCTCCTCCGTGAAATTACTAGTAATGGCAATTGATTATCTTGTATTGTGCAATGGTAAGTTAAATTGGTAGCAACATTCATGTTTTTCTTGCACTGTGAGTACATTTGAACTCATTGTAACGTAGTGGTAATTATAGAAAAGCTTGAGAAAAATACTGATAACAATGTCAATATTACACAGTCAGTGTAAAAGTCAACCTACTCAATTTTATTAGATTATGCATTCATAAAATAATATTTGGGAAGTCTTGCTTAAAAAAAACAAAGGCGACACCTAGTTGTTGATAAGTTGTTGATAAACGGGTGAGCTTTGTCCAACACATACTCTTATCTTCTCCTATTTTTAGTTTCCAGTCAATGCATACTCCCAATCTTTTCCCATTCGGTTTGCTTTCTTGCTTATCCCTCCAATCTAGCACAGAAGTAGTAGCTTCATCCGAAGGCAGCCAAGACCAGCCAGGGGCAAATTAGGAGAGCCTTTCTTGGTTGCAGTTCAACCGAGTTTCTCGAACTCTTCTATAAAAATATGTCGGGGGTGCTTGCCCCTTGGTCTCGTTTTTTTTTTGTTGCAGAGTTGCGGAGCTTCAGAAAATTCACAAGAACGTCAAAGGGCAAATAAATGTTCGTACGATTTTGTTCCGTCGTTAACTTGGAGAAAAAAACCACCAAAATATCTTCCATTGTTAAACAATATTCAAGCATGGTCGGCCAAGTTCAATAATACAAAGTATACATCTGAACCTGAAAAGGATGTCTGGCCATCTTAAATAATCAAGAGTTGTACTGCTTCTACATGAAAAACATTGTACATTTGTTTTTGGTGCAAGTCACATGTTTGTATTTGAGCGAATACTTAGCTAAATATGCACAAAAAATATGATCCACCATGAAGAACCATTTTAAATATGTCATGAAGTGCACAATATAATTGTTGGTCATCTTCCTAGCCTACTTTGAGCATGCTCGGGCCTACAATTTTGTATCACTGTTAAATATGGACTGAAAAGGCATGTTCGCATTGATATTCTGATTGTTGCATCATGGTTTCTACATCATGTTTTTCAAAGATGCTGGCACGCTAGACATGCTACTACAAACCCGCAGAATcacagagatgcaatgttgattCTTGATGACATAAGTGGGCTCTTAGTATTTCTTGTAAGATTTTCTTTTTGCAAAATCAGTGGATCGACAAATACACATATTACAGAAGATGTGATAGATAACCAAAGGTATATCTCTCTATAGATATGCACAAAAGGGGGAGGAGTGGTTAGTCTATGATCTGAAATGACACCACGTACTAATATAGACGACTGGTATGAAGACCAACTTGCTATTGCTACTTAGTGTTATTAGAGACATTCTTTGGCTATTTCAAAATACAATGGAACAGAATCCATGTTGAAAATCCAAGCTGTCCAATCGAATATATAAGAACAAATAGATTCCTACCTGTTGTTCTGGCTGTCACATGCAAAACAATTCATATAACAAAAATGTGGTGGCCAACCAAGTGAACAAGAACAAACCTTTATTTTTCATGACCACTTATTCCCGAGcacaacaaaggcaatgtcataTCCCTTGCAACCTTGGAGACATACGTGAAACAAAGCCATACTTCAGAAAATCCTGGAGAGCAATGAACATGGCTGGAATTACACTAACCTCTTCTTCTCAACCTATTACCTCACCTGGAGTGTAGAGCCAAAGAGCCCTTCCAATTTTGCTCCAACACCTCATACTGACCCATACCATCTCACCTTAAGATACAACCCAAAATATTTGCTTCCCTACGAAGAAAATGATGGTTCTGTAGGGCATTGTAAGAATTTTCCAAGGAGATTGTTTAGTAAAAGCATGTCTCGTCCATCCCCTAGCAAACAGTTCTTCTAATAGTCATACTATCCATTCTGTAGGGGATTGTAAGAAATTTCTGAGGAAATTGTTTGGTACAAACCTGTCTTGTCCATCCCCGAATTCTCAAATCAGAATGCGCTTTTATGAAATGGAGAGTATGACTATTAGGAGAATAATAATAACGATGTAGACACTAAACTATGGAGAAAAACAATCATGCCTAAACAACATTTGTTCCACCAGATCCATAAACGCCAAGAGATTTCACTAAAATACACAGTTCAAAAATGTAGTAGTACTTGGTTTCATGCTAAGAACTTTCTGGCACACGGTTTTTAATGAAAACTGCGAGAAGGCTTGCTGCTTTGTTTTTCTACAAATGGACAAAATACTCACAAGAGAGAAGAAGAGAACCTTGATTCCCTCTTCATCAGATTGCATACAGTGTGAAGAGGCATGAATCATGATAAATGAGTAGGGACAACATTCATTGGGCATTGTATATTTTGAAG
The Aegilops tauschii subsp. strangulata cultivar AL8/78 chromosome 3, Aet v6.0, whole genome shotgun sequence genome window above contains:
- the LOC120975632 gene encoding uncharacterized protein, whose protein sequence is MSAASGYVAVPRCPVIFDGTNYTEFAGFMRIHMRGIRLWGVLSGEVCCPPRPVPPVAPTPPTPLVLPPDATQAAKDAAKIADEAADRAYDERALAYEEALQTYHGALSVYTQWLDDDARAAAVLTASVLPQFASEFLGLPTVFQMWTCLRQRYEPSGDALYLSVVRQEHALQQGDSTVDDFYAQSSAIWRQLDSLRSAGCRTCPCCQAVQADLEFHRVYEFLSRLRKEFEPRRAQLLARGRISLMEALSEIRAEETRLRGAGLLEVPSVLATRVSSTPPAAPPHSRSSAPPLLPTPSGGSGRPRSHCDYCKNDGHIESQCYTKRKHLRKARSSGTASSPSPVSAIALTEQDILRLKRLLAASGSSSTGTAGSVTDASRTEHPPSTQSGSSHAHSGWGWPSPP
- the LOC109777257 gene encoding LOW QUALITY PROTEIN: G-type lectin S-receptor-like serine/threonine-protein kinase At2g19130 (The sequence of the model RefSeq protein was modified relative to this genomic sequence to represent the inferred CDS: deleted 1 base in 1 codon); protein product: MNCKSSISLLFAALIPYMFLVFDASQAAVPTDTLLPGQSISGSEILVSENGVFELGFFSPSPGAMKHYLGIQYKNLIGSHRAMFWLGNRIPITSFLNTTLYLAAGELYIEELGSVLWTSGSATNGSAGSVAVLLNTGNFVVRDQTNHSKVIWQSFDHPADALLPGAWLGLDMATGAHISLTLSKPPYHCTLVIDQSRKMGFVMSIDGHDHLGTFPDGMVTRGEEGGLVWLNYPENPNDLQFMRLHMGQVSLLRWVNNATITGWQPLWSYPSSCKISAFYCGAFSACTSAGTCACIDGFRPSDPDEWRLGQFVSGCSRVIPSDCEDGISTDSFVLLDNLQGLPANPQDTSEETSEDCEATCLSQCYCVAYSYDLSGCKIWYNVLLNLTFGNGTIHHTKISMRIGSHGKRRQGHIQHVMLVIGPIVVGLLIMLVIFWLYKISSRQTKVDGFLAVYTYTQLKRATRNFSDKLGEGGFGSVFKGTVAGPTDVAVKELKSFGHRDKQFRAEVQTLGLIQHTNLVRLFGFCSEGTRRLLVYEYMANGSLNSHLFSEGTSILSWNLRRRIAIGVGKGLSYLHEECRDCIIHCDIKPENILLDAEFCHKIADFGMAKLLGRDMSTALTTLRGTIGYLAPEWVYGQPITHKADVYSFGVVLLELISGRRATGNGNHRYFPLYAAAKVNEGDVLCLLLDGRLRGDGNEKELDVACRVACWCIQDDEIHRPSMGQAVRMLEGAVDVELPPIPTSFQNIMDGGDSGTYSAEV
- the LOC109777255 gene encoding G-type lectin S-receptor-like serine/threonine-protein kinase At2g19130 yields the protein MPTNGGGAARSLGLGISPPKPAALLFLLLHCSLRAASATTDTILPGKGISGNETLVSKSGGFELGFFPPGPGIHYFLGVRFRNMAGNSPTFWLGDRVVITDLPAASLEIFGDSLYIKENGASLWWSLSPGGNASSAAVAVLHDNGNLVLRDQGNSSLVLWQSFDYPGDAMLPGARLGLDRDTGKNVSLTFKSFSHNGSLSVDATRRNGFVLTTDGHANGGTFPDWMVSSQDNGSSLLLNRPETANGTEFLQFNLGQISLMRWSEPDPAANGTGGWVARWSFPSDCKSGRFFCGDFGACTGSGKCGCVDGFAPSYPIEWGLGYFVTGCSRSLPLSCESDGQTEHDDSFAPLDKLQGLPYNAQDEVAGTDEDCRAACRSKCYCVAYSYGHGCKLWYHNLYNLSLAARPPYTKIYLRLGSKLRNKKGLQTRGIVLLVTGFIGLASLVLISVLLWKFRRDSFGAGKFEVEGPLAVYSYAQIKKATMNFSDKIGEGGFGSVFRGTMPGSTAIAVKDLKVLGQAEKQFRTEVQTLGMIQHSNLVRLLGFCVKGKRRLLVYECMPNGSLDAHLFSEKSGLLSWNVRCQIALGIAKGLAYLHEECEDCIIHCDIKPENILLDAEFCPKIADFGMAKLLGREFNSALTTIRGTMGYLAPEWISGLPITKKADVYSFGIVLFEIISGRRSTEVVKFGSHRYFPVYAAAQVSEGEVLCLLDARLEGDANVKELDVTCRVACWCIQDEENDRPSMGQVVRMLEGVLDTEMPPIPASFQNLMEGDDSVIYSDF